The following are encoded in a window of Streptomyces sp. 11x1 genomic DNA:
- a CDS encoding PHP domain-containing protein, whose translation MRIDLHCHSTASDGTDTPSELVRKAGVAGLDVVALTDHDTTRGHAEAIAALPEGLTLVTGAELSCRLDGVSMHMLAYLFDPEEPDLLAERELVRDDRVPRARGMIAKLNELGVPVTWDQVARIAAGGSVGRPHVATALVELGVVPTVSDAFTEQWLADGGRAYVEKHETDPFEAIRLIKGAGGVAVFAHPAAVKRGRTVPESAIAELAAAGLDGIEVDHMEHDPATRARLRGLAKELGLLATGSSDYHGSRKTCVLGEYTTDPEVYGEITRRATGAFPVPGTGGN comes from the coding sequence GTGCGTATCGATCTGCACTGCCACTCCACGGCCTCCGACGGTACGGACACCCCGTCCGAGCTGGTACGGAAGGCCGGCGTGGCCGGTCTGGACGTCGTCGCGCTGACCGATCACGACACCACGCGCGGGCACGCCGAGGCGATCGCCGCGCTGCCGGAGGGGCTCACCCTGGTCACCGGCGCCGAGCTGTCGTGCCGACTGGACGGCGTCAGCATGCACATGCTGGCCTACCTGTTCGACCCCGAGGAGCCCGACCTGCTCGCCGAGCGCGAGCTGGTCCGGGACGACCGGGTCCCGCGCGCCCGCGGGATGATCGCCAAGCTGAACGAGCTGGGCGTGCCGGTGACCTGGGACCAGGTCGCCCGGATCGCCGCCGGGGGCTCCGTCGGTCGGCCCCACGTGGCCACCGCACTCGTCGAGCTCGGCGTCGTACCGACCGTGAGCGACGCCTTCACGGAACAGTGGCTCGCCGACGGCGGCCGCGCCTACGTCGAGAAGCACGAGACCGACCCCTTCGAGGCGATCCGGCTGATCAAGGGCGCCGGCGGTGTCGCCGTCTTCGCCCACCCCGCCGCCGTCAAACGCGGTCGGACCGTACCGGAGTCCGCCATCGCGGAGCTGGCCGCCGCCGGACTCGACGGCATCGAGGTCGACCACATGGAGCACGACCCGGCGACCCGGGCACGGCTGCGCGGCCTGGCGAAGGAGCTGGGGCTGCTCGCCACCGGTTCCTCGGACTACCACGGCAGCCGCAAGACCTGTGTGCTCGGCGAGTACACGACCGACCCCGAGGTGTACGGCGAGATCACGCGGCGGGCCACCGGAGCGTTCCCTGTCCCGGGGACCGGCGGGAACTAG
- a CDS encoding DUF6758 family protein has translation MRGEPSCPKCGGRVRAPGLFADSWQCAAHGTVHPLQPVIPPSVEALSVVVHRAEVPVWMPWPLPVGWLFTGAAFAGDDRSGGRATAVACSGPGPLGGVGELVLIAEELGVGLGARYAGIDGPDPGPYLSVEKPPQAKVLAAGRPTPLWHVTGTPDDRAVFAGEALGLWLWAIVWPEQTGLLMYDELVLTDLRDAGAEVELLPCGALSPRILEP, from the coding sequence ATGAGGGGCGAACCCAGTTGCCCGAAGTGTGGTGGCCGGGTCAGGGCTCCCGGCCTCTTTGCCGACTCCTGGCAGTGCGCCGCGCACGGGACGGTGCACCCGCTGCAGCCCGTGATCCCGCCCAGCGTCGAGGCCCTCAGCGTCGTGGTGCACCGTGCCGAGGTGCCGGTCTGGATGCCTTGGCCGCTGCCCGTGGGCTGGCTCTTCACGGGGGCCGCCTTCGCCGGGGACGACCGCAGCGGCGGACGCGCCACCGCCGTGGCCTGCTCCGGTCCCGGGCCGCTCGGCGGTGTGGGGGAGCTCGTCCTCATCGCGGAGGAGCTCGGCGTCGGCCTCGGTGCGCGGTACGCGGGCATCGACGGTCCCGATCCCGGCCCGTATCTGAGCGTCGAGAAGCCACCCCAGGCGAAGGTGCTGGCCGCCGGACGGCCGACACCGCTGTGGCACGTCACCGGCACGCCGGACGACCGCGCGGTCTTCGCGGGCGAGGCGCTCGGACTGTGGCTGTGGGCGATCGTGTGGCCCGAACAGACGGGACTGCTGATGTACGACGAACTCGTCCTGACGGACCTGCGGGACGCGGGAGCGGAGGTGGAACTCCTCCCGTGCGGAGCCCTCTCCCCGCGCATCCTGGAGCCGTAG
- a CDS encoding suppressor of fused domain protein, which produces MADVLPLVEARLRTALGEPDARAAVTFLGADRIEVLRFTDGDIVRYATLGMSAQPMADPAAVLADPVKGPRAELVLSVRRGVADTDKALRPLAVLAASPQVEGVIVAPGASLDVGDPLWPGAPFTSVLVAESGGLVEDLELDAPADPVRFLPLLPMTANEAAWKRVHGAQALQERWLTRGTDLRDPARKSVSLD; this is translated from the coding sequence ATGGCTGATGTTCTTCCGTTGGTGGAGGCCCGTTTGCGCACCGCGCTGGGCGAACCGGACGCGCGCGCCGCGGTCACCTTCCTCGGCGCGGACCGCATCGAGGTGCTCCGTTTCACCGACGGCGACATCGTCCGTTACGCCACGCTCGGCATGTCCGCCCAGCCGATGGCCGACCCCGCCGCGGTCCTCGCCGACCCCGTCAAGGGCCCCCGCGCCGAACTCGTCCTGTCCGTGCGGCGCGGCGTCGCCGACACTGACAAGGCGCTGCGCCCGCTCGCCGTACTCGCCGCGTCTCCGCAGGTGGAGGGCGTGATCGTGGCCCCCGGCGCGTCCCTCGACGTGGGCGATCCGCTCTGGCCCGGCGCCCCCTTCACCTCCGTCCTCGTCGCCGAGTCCGGCGGCCTGGTCGAGGACCTCGAACTCGACGCCCCCGCCGACCCCGTACGGTTCCTGCCCCTCCTGCCGATGACCGCCAACGAGGCGGCCTGGAAGAGGGTGCACGGCGCCCAGGCCCTCCAGGAGCGCTGGCTCACCCGGGGGACCGACCTCCGCGACCCGGCGCGAAAGTCCGTCTCCCTGGACTGA
- a CDS encoding magnesium and cobalt transport protein CorA, with amino-acid sequence MSMIHNLRAAVRPSRPSRLSLRKDGGVYDATRPAEAATAVVDCAVYRDGARVSFERNLTPHEAIRQVRRDGGFVWIGLHEPSEAEFSGIAAEFGLHPLAVEDAVHAHQRPKLERYDDTLFTVFKTIHYVEHDELTATSEVVESGEVMCFTGRDFFITVRHGGQGSLRALRHRLQDDPELLAKGPSAVLHAIADHVVDGYVAVADAVQDDIDEVETEVFSLGRKGTPRGTDAGRIYQLKREVMEFKRAVLPLVRPMQLLSERPMRLIDPDIQKYFRDVADHLARVQEQVVGFDELLNSILQANLAQASVAQNEDMRKITSWAAIIAVPTMVCGVYGMNFDYMPETHWKYGYPVVLGVTVALCLGIHRTLKRNGWL; translated from the coding sequence ATGTCGATGATCCACAACCTGCGCGCCGCGGTCCGCCCGTCCCGTCCCTCGCGGCTGTCGCTGCGCAAGGACGGCGGGGTGTACGACGCCACGCGCCCGGCGGAGGCGGCCACGGCCGTCGTGGACTGCGCCGTGTACCGCGACGGCGCGCGCGTCTCGTTCGAGCGCAACCTGACGCCGCACGAGGCGATCCGTCAGGTCCGCCGTGACGGCGGCTTCGTCTGGATCGGCCTGCACGAGCCGTCGGAGGCCGAATTCTCCGGTATCGCGGCCGAGTTCGGGCTGCACCCACTGGCCGTGGAGGACGCGGTGCACGCGCACCAGCGGCCGAAGCTGGAGCGGTACGACGACACCCTCTTCACCGTCTTCAAGACCATCCACTACGTCGAGCACGACGAACTCACCGCCACCAGCGAGGTCGTGGAGTCCGGCGAGGTCATGTGCTTCACCGGGCGGGACTTCTTCATCACGGTGCGGCACGGAGGGCAGGGTTCGCTCAGGGCACTGCGTCACCGGCTGCAGGACGACCCGGAGTTGCTGGCGAAGGGGCCGTCGGCCGTGCTGCACGCCATCGCCGACCATGTCGTCGACGGGTACGTGGCGGTCGCGGACGCGGTGCAGGACGACATCGACGAGGTGGAGACGGAGGTGTTCTCCCTCGGGCGCAAGGGCACGCCCCGGGGCACCGACGCCGGCCGGATCTACCAACTCAAGCGCGAGGTCATGGAGTTCAAGCGTGCGGTGCTGCCGCTGGTGCGGCCCATGCAGCTGCTGAGCGAGCGGCCGATGCGGCTGATCGACCCGGACATCCAGAAGTACTTCCGTGACGTGGCCGACCACCTCGCCCGGGTCCAGGAGCAGGTCGTCGGCTTCGACGAGCTGCTCAACTCGATCCTCCAGGCGAACCTGGCGCAGGCCTCCGTCGCACAGAACGAGGACATGCGCAAGATCACGTCCTGGGCGGCGATCATCGCTGTGCCGACGATGGTGTGCGGCGTGTACGGCATGAACTTCGACTACATGCCGGAGACGCACTGGAAGTACGGCTACCCGGTGGTCCTCGGGGTCACGGTCGCGCTCTGCCTCGGCATCCACCGGACGCTCAAGCGCAACGGGTGGCTGTGA
- a CDS encoding magnesium transporter MgtE N-terminal domain-containing protein: MAAVAPRIFVSHLSGVAVFDPNGDQVGRVRDLVAILRVGRKPPRLLGLVVELSTRRRIFLPMTRVTGIESGQVITTGVLNVRRFEQRPTERLVIGELLDRRVTLVETGEEVTVLDISVQQLPARRDWEIDRVFVRKGKGGAFRRHKGETLTVEWSAVTGFSLEEHGQGAENLLATFEQLRPADLANVLHHLSPKRRAEVAAALDDDRLADVLEELPEDDQIEILGKLKEERAADVLEAMDPDDAADLLAELPEDEQERLLTLMQPDDAADVRRLMAYEEKTAGGLMTTEPIVLRPDATVADALARVRNADLSPALAAQVYVCRPPDETPTGKYLGTVHFQRLLRDPPYTLVSSLLDDDLQPLDPEAALRAVAGFFATYDMVAAPVVDESGSLLGAVTVDDVLDHMLPEDWRETEFYLYEDDGDADEQGADDGS; the protein is encoded by the coding sequence ATGGCGGCGGTGGCGCCCCGGATCTTCGTCTCCCACCTCTCCGGCGTCGCCGTCTTCGACCCGAACGGCGATCAGGTGGGCCGCGTCCGGGATCTGGTGGCCATCCTGCGAGTGGGCCGCAAGCCCCCACGCCTGCTCGGCCTGGTGGTTGAACTGTCCACCCGGCGCCGGATCTTCCTGCCCATGACCCGGGTCACCGGCATCGAGTCGGGCCAGGTCATCACCACCGGCGTGCTGAACGTGCGCCGCTTCGAGCAGCGCCCCACCGAGCGCCTCGTCATCGGGGAACTGCTGGACCGGCGAGTGACCCTCGTCGAGACCGGCGAGGAGGTGACGGTCCTCGACATCTCGGTGCAGCAGCTGCCTGCCCGCCGGGACTGGGAGATCGACCGGGTGTTCGTACGGAAGGGCAAGGGCGGAGCCTTCCGGCGGCACAAGGGCGAGACGCTGACGGTGGAGTGGTCGGCGGTCACCGGCTTCTCGCTGGAGGAGCACGGGCAGGGCGCCGAGAATCTCCTCGCGACCTTCGAACAGCTCCGCCCGGCCGACCTGGCCAACGTCCTGCACCACCTCTCCCCCAAACGCCGGGCCGAGGTGGCCGCCGCCCTCGACGACGACCGGCTCGCCGACGTCCTGGAGGAGCTGCCCGAGGACGACCAGATCGAGATCCTCGGCAAGCTCAAGGAGGAGCGCGCGGCCGACGTCCTGGAGGCCATGGACCCGGACGACGCCGCCGACCTCCTCGCCGAGCTCCCGGAGGACGAACAGGAACGGCTGCTGACCCTGATGCAGCCGGACGACGCGGCGGACGTGCGGCGGCTCATGGCGTACGAGGAGAAGACCGCCGGCGGTCTGATGACCACGGAGCCGATCGTGCTGCGCCCGGACGCGACCGTCGCCGACGCGCTCGCGAGGGTCCGCAACGCCGACCTCTCCCCGGCGCTCGCCGCCCAGGTGTACGTGTGCCGGCCCCCGGACGAGACCCCCACCGGCAAGTACCTCGGCACGGTCCACTTCCAGCGGCTGCTGCGGGACCCGCCGTACACCCTGGTCAGCTCGCTCCTCGACGACGATCTCCAGCCGCTGGACCCGGAGGCCGCGCTGCGCGCCGTCGCCGGGTTCTTCGCGACGTACGACATGGTCGCGGCGCCCGTGGTCGACGAGAGCGGCTCGTTGCTGGGCGCGGTGACCGTCGACGACGTACTGGACCACATGCTTCCCGAGGACTGGCGGGAGACGGAGTTCTACCTGTACGAGGACGACGGCGACGCCGACGAGCAGGGAGCCGACGATGGCTCCTGA
- a CDS encoding DUF1003 domain-containing protein, which yields MRDRTPSGATARPRTRLDQPLRRRARFMPEWDPEAFGRLSERIARFLGTGRFIVWMTVVIILWVVWNVSAPRDLRFDNYPFIFLTLMLSLQASYAAPLILLAQNRQDDRDRVNLEQDRKQNERSIADTEYLTREIAALRIGLGEVATRDWLRSELHDLVRELHEHDGEGLRANRTVFPSEHPRGRDMGDR from the coding sequence CTGAGGGATCGCACGCCCTCCGGGGCCACCGCGCGCCCCCGTACGCGTCTCGACCAGCCGCTGCGCCGCCGGGCCAGGTTCATGCCGGAGTGGGACCCGGAGGCCTTCGGGCGGCTGTCGGAGCGGATCGCGCGGTTCCTGGGCACCGGGCGGTTCATCGTCTGGATGACGGTCGTCATCATCCTGTGGGTGGTGTGGAACGTCTCCGCCCCGCGTGACCTGCGCTTCGACAACTACCCCTTCATCTTCCTCACCCTGATGCTCTCCCTCCAGGCCTCCTACGCGGCCCCGCTGATCCTGCTCGCGCAGAACCGCCAGGACGACCGCGACCGCGTCAACCTCGAACAGGACCGCAAGCAGAACGAGCGGTCGATCGCCGACACCGAGTACCTGACCAGGGAGATCGCCGCGCTGCGCATCGGCCTCGGCGAGGTCGCCACCCGCGACTGGCTGCGCTCGGAGCTCCACGACCTGGTCAGGGAGCTGCACGAGCACGACGGAGAGGGCCTGCGCGCGAACCGGACGGTATTCCCGTCGGAACACCCCCGCGGACGTGACATGGGCGACCGCTGA
- a CDS encoding Mrp/NBP35 family ATP-binding protein, translating into MATVDAVREALSTVNDPEINRPITELGMVKSVEIGADGAVAVAVYLTVSGCPMRDTITQRVTEAVAQVEGVTRVDVELDVMSDEQRKELAGALRGGQAEREVPFAKPGSLTRVYAVASGKGGVGKSSVTVNLAAAMAADGLKVGVVDADIYGHSVPRMLGADGRPTQVENMIMPPSANGVKVISIGMFTPGNAPVVWRGPMLHRALQQFLADVYWGDLDVLLLDLPPGTGDIAISVAQLVPNAEIIVVTTPQQAAAEVAERAGSIAVQTHQKIVGVIENMSGLPCPHCDEMVDVFGTGGGQSVADGLTRTTGATVPVLGSIPIDVRLREGGDDGRPVVLTDPDSPAGSALRAIAGKLGGRQRGLSGMSLGITPRNKF; encoded by the coding sequence ATGGCTACGGTAGACGCGGTGCGCGAAGCACTGTCGACGGTGAACGACCCCGAGATCAACCGCCCCATCACCGAACTCGGGATGGTCAAGTCGGTCGAGATCGGTGCGGACGGAGCGGTCGCGGTCGCCGTGTACCTGACGGTCTCCGGCTGCCCCATGCGCGACACGATCACCCAGCGCGTGACCGAGGCGGTCGCACAGGTCGAGGGCGTCACGCGCGTCGACGTCGAACTCGATGTGATGAGCGACGAACAGCGCAAGGAACTGGCGGGCGCGCTGCGCGGCGGCCAGGCCGAGCGCGAGGTCCCCTTCGCCAAGCCGGGCTCGCTGACGCGCGTGTACGCCGTCGCCTCCGGCAAGGGCGGCGTCGGCAAGTCCTCGGTGACGGTGAACCTGGCGGCGGCCATGGCGGCCGACGGCCTCAAGGTCGGTGTCGTCGACGCGGACATCTACGGCCACTCCGTGCCCCGCATGCTGGGCGCCGACGGCCGTCCCACCCAGGTCGAGAACATGATCATGCCGCCGTCCGCGAACGGCGTGAAGGTCATCTCGATCGGCATGTTCACCCCGGGCAACGCCCCCGTGGTCTGGCGCGGCCCGATGCTCCACCGCGCCCTCCAGCAGTTCCTCGCGGACGTGTACTGGGGCGACCTGGACGTGCTCCTCCTCGACCTCCCGCCGGGCACGGGCGACATCGCCATCTCCGTGGCACAGCTCGTCCCGAACGCCGAGATCATCGTCGTGACGACCCCGCAGCAGGCGGCGGCCGAGGTCGCCGAGCGCGCCGGTTCCATCGCCGTGCAGACCCACCAGAAGATCGTCGGCGTCATCGAGAACATGTCGGGCCTGCCCTGCCCGCACTGCGACGAGATGGTCGACGTGTTCGGCACGGGCGGCGGCCAGAGCGTCGCCGACGGCCTCACCCGCACCACCGGCGCCACGGTCCCGGTCCTCGGCTCCATCCCCATCGACGTCCGCCTCCGCGAGGGCGGCGACGACGGCAGGCCGGTGGTCCTGACCGACCCCGACTCCCCCGCGGGCTCCGCCCTCCGCGCCATCGCGGGCAAGCTGGGCGGCCGCCAGAGGGGCCTGTCGGGCATGAGCCTCGGAATCACCCCGAGGAACAAGTTCTAG
- a CDS encoding sec-independent translocase codes for MFNDIGALEVVTLVVLAVLVFGPDKLPKVIQDVTRTIRKIREFSDSAKADIRSELGPEFKDFEFEDLNPKTFIRKQLDNDELGLKEIRNGFDLKKEMAELTDAVHGRESESSASSSSASSSSDSSGAASSGAASPGATGGSLDMTKKREIEERPPYDVDAT; via the coding sequence GTGTTCAATGACATAGGTGCGCTCGAGGTGGTGACGCTCGTCGTCCTCGCCGTGCTCGTCTTCGGTCCGGACAAGCTCCCGAAGGTGATCCAGGACGTCACGCGGACCATCCGCAAGATCCGCGAGTTCTCGGACAGCGCCAAGGCGGACATCCGCAGCGAACTCGGGCCGGAGTTCAAGGACTTCGAGTTCGAGGACCTCAACCCCAAGACGTTCATCCGCAAGCAGCTGGACAACGACGAACTGGGGCTGAAGGAGATCCGCAACGGCTTCGACCTGAAGAAGGAGATGGCCGAGCTCACGGACGCGGTCCACGGCCGCGAGTCGGAGTCCTCCGCGTCCTCCTCGTCCGCGTCCTCCTCCTCGGACTCCTCCGGTGCCGCCTCCTCCGGCGCCGCCTCCCCCGGTGCGACCGGCGGCTCCCTCGACATGACGAAGAAGCGCGAGATCGAAGAGCGTCCGCCGTACGACGTGGACGCCACCTGA
- a CDS encoding trypsin-like peptidase domain-containing protein translates to MHDPDPYGTPPYGEPGPWAPAPPVQHPATAPASGTASAPAADARPTAPAHGTAVPATAQQPTPAAPQAPAASYAEAPVPAAAAPFPDVSQSAATPYPDSSPPPGASYAYPSQPGPPPFGDSARTVPPPYAGGAQAAQSPQAATHSSRGPWQNYDPWAGSGSLQQNGAAVDDVARRHRRRGRTLLVGALLIAVVAGGVGGVVGAYLERNGGVGAIELPQTSDGVTGRAPDSVAGIAASALPSVVTLHVSGDSAQGTGTGFVLDERGHILTNNHVVDPAGAGGDISVTFSGGETAKATIVGRDTGYDLAVVKVSGVSGLKPLPLGNSEEVRVGDPVVAIGAPFDLANTVTSGIISAKERPITAGGESGNVSDVSYVDALQTDAPINPGNSGGPLLDGKARVIGINSAIRSAGSGSESDGGQAGSIGLGFAIPINQGKRVAEELINTGKATHPVIGVTLDMDYSGDGARIGDGGDGGGSGVTSGGPADRAGMRSGDVITEVDGQRVHSGDELIVKVRAHRPGDRLELTLLRDGRERTVTLTLGSSGGD, encoded by the coding sequence CTGCACGACCCCGATCCCTACGGCACCCCGCCGTACGGCGAGCCCGGCCCGTGGGCGCCCGCTCCGCCGGTCCAGCACCCGGCGACGGCTCCCGCTTCCGGCACGGCTTCCGCCCCCGCGGCGGACGCCCGGCCGACGGCACCGGCCCACGGCACCGCCGTACCGGCGACCGCTCAGCAGCCGACGCCTGCGGCACCCCAGGCCCCAGCGGCCTCGTACGCGGAGGCGCCCGTGCCGGCCGCCGCCGCTCCCTTCCCGGACGTGTCCCAGTCGGCCGCGACGCCCTACCCCGACAGCTCCCCGCCTCCCGGGGCCTCCTACGCATATCCCTCCCAGCCGGGCCCGCCGCCCTTCGGCGACTCGGCGCGGACGGTGCCGCCTCCCTACGCGGGCGGGGCACAAGCCGCGCAGTCGCCGCAGGCCGCGACGCACAGCTCGCGGGGGCCCTGGCAGAACTACGACCCGTGGGCCGGGTCGGGGTCGCTGCAGCAGAACGGGGCCGCGGTGGACGACGTGGCGCGGCGGCACAGGCGCAGGGGCAGGACGCTGCTGGTCGGGGCCCTGCTGATCGCCGTCGTGGCCGGCGGTGTCGGCGGAGTCGTGGGCGCGTACCTGGAGCGCAACGGCGGGGTCGGGGCGATAGAGCTGCCGCAGACCAGCGACGGGGTGACGGGCCGGGCGCCCGACAGCGTCGCCGGGATCGCCGCCAGCGCCCTGCCCAGCGTCGTGACCCTGCACGTGAGCGGGGACAGCGCACAGGGCACCGGCACCGGCTTCGTCCTGGACGAACGCGGCCACATCCTCACCAACAACCACGTCGTCGACCCCGCCGGAGCCGGCGGCGACATATCGGTGACCTTCAGCGGCGGCGAGACCGCCAAGGCCACCATCGTCGGCCGGGACACCGGTTACGACCTGGCCGTGGTCAAGGTCTCCGGCGTCAGCGGGCTCAAGCCGCTGCCCCTCGGCAACTCGGAGGAGGTCCGGGTCGGCGACCCGGTCGTCGCCATCGGCGCCCCCTTCGACCTGGCCAACACCGTCACCTCCGGCATCATCAGCGCCAAGGAGCGGCCCATCACGGCCGGCGGCGAGAGCGGGAACGTCAGCGATGTGTCGTACGTGGACGCGCTGCAGACCGACGCGCCGATAAACCCCGGCAACTCCGGAGGCCCGCTCCTCGACGGCAAGGCCCGCGTGATCGGCATCAACAGCGCCATCCGCTCCGCCGGCAGCGGCTCCGAGTCGGACGGCGGACAGGCCGGTTCCATCGGCCTGGGTTTCGCGATACCCATCAACCAGGGCAAGCGCGTCGCCGAGGAGCTGATCAACACCGGCAAGGCCACCCATCCGGTGATCGGGGTCACCCTCGACATGGACTACTCGGGTGACGGCGCCCGTATCGGTGACGGGGGCGACGGCGGCGGTTCGGGGGTGACCTCGGGCGGTCCCGCCGACCGGGCGGGGATGCGCTCGGGCGACGTCATCACCGAGGTCGACGGCCAGCGTGTCCACTCCGGGGACGAACTGATCGTCAAGGTCCGCGCCCACCGGCCCGGCGACCGTCTGGAGCTCACCCTGCTGCGGGACGGCAGGGAGCGGACGGTCACCCTCACCCTCGGCTCGTCCGGCGGCGACTGA
- a CDS encoding anti-sigma factor, which translates to MSGSRPTPAEQHLGDRLSALVDGELGHEARDRVLAHLATCAKCKSEADEQRRLKNVFAEAAPPPPSESFLARLQMLPAGGAGDGGSPLSGGFGGRLGGTAGGPGLLGEPDSRDFADFGVFGSGDSFGYVPSGPHGGALTPSEGRGLLGGGRGASGGRGFLGDRGFLSGRGFLGDRGALGDRGFLGGARGLSGGADDRPGRTERTGGDRDGGSDRGALGNRGFRIHDVSRQEAERSASRGMRFAFVAAGAVSLAAIALGGVTNGMPVETADARGASGTGSNVTPLRTQASGTVPTPEAQRRRGTVGPLLGQGQQSLGQVPVAPTEISAPLLPGVPAPAGQDRRSVHPLTAPVLAGAAVMSPLIRPLTAAPPLQLTDWSPAPELTGPGLLTAPDTTSSPTPTSPVLR; encoded by the coding sequence GTGAGTGGATCCCGTCCTACGCCTGCCGAGCAGCACCTGGGAGACCGTCTCTCCGCCCTGGTCGACGGAGAGCTCGGTCATGAGGCGCGAGACCGCGTCCTGGCACATCTCGCCACCTGCGCGAAGTGCAAATCGGAGGCGGACGAACAGCGCCGCCTGAAGAACGTCTTCGCGGAGGCCGCCCCGCCGCCTCCCTCCGAGAGCTTCCTCGCCCGCCTCCAGATGCTGCCGGCGGGCGGCGCCGGTGACGGCGGCTCACCGCTGTCCGGCGGCTTCGGCGGAAGACTCGGAGGTACGGCCGGTGGGCCGGGCCTGCTCGGTGAACCCGACTCCCGGGACTTCGCCGACTTCGGGGTCTTCGGCTCCGGCGACTCCTTCGGATACGTCCCGTCGGGACCACACGGCGGCGCGCTGACGCCGTCGGAAGGCCGCGGACTGCTCGGCGGCGGCCGAGGAGCCTCCGGCGGCCGTGGGTTCCTCGGTGACCGCGGCTTCCTGAGCGGCCGTGGCTTCCTCGGTGACCGGGGGGCCCTGGGCGACCGTGGCTTCCTGGGCGGCGCACGAGGCCTCTCCGGCGGCGCGGACGACCGCCCGGGCCGTACGGAGAGAACCGGCGGCGACCGGGACGGCGGAAGCGACAGAGGGGCCCTGGGCAACCGTGGCTTTCGCATCCACGACGTGAGCCGGCAGGAGGCCGAGCGTTCGGCCTCGCGCGGCATGCGGTTCGCCTTCGTGGCGGCGGGCGCAGTGTCGCTGGCCGCGATCGCCCTCGGCGGCGTGACCAACGGCATGCCCGTCGAGACGGCCGACGCCCGCGGCGCTTCCGGCACCGGCAGCAATGTCACCCCGCTGCGGACCCAGGCCTCGGGCACGGTTCCGACGCCCGAGGCGCAGCGCCGTCGGGGCACCGTCGGGCCGCTCCTCGGACAGGGCCAGCAGTCCCTGGGCCAGGTGCCCGTCGCCCCGACGGAGATCTCCGCGCCCCTGCTGCCCGGGGTCCCCGCTCCGGCCGGCCAGGACCGCAGGTCCGTACACCCGCTGACCGCCCCTGTGTTGGCCGGTGCCGCCGTCATGTCACCGCTCATACGTCCGCTCACCGCTGCGCCGCCCCTGCAGCTGACCGACTGGTCCCCGGCCCCCGAGCTGACGGGTCCGGGCCTGCTGACGGCCCCCGACACCACCTCGTCCCCCACACCCACCTCGCCCGTCCTCCGCTGA
- the sigE gene encoding RNA polymerase sigma factor SigE: MLRRFLGSAGRPKSVNDTADHSHADAPASGGAQTATFTTDAHAQAWTPPTWEEIVSTHSGRVYRLAYRLTGNQHDAEDLTQEVFVRVFRSLSTYTPGTFEGWLHRITTNLFLDMVRRKQRIRFDALGDDAAERLPSREPTPQQIFNDAHFDADVQQALDTLAPEFRAAVVLCDIEGLSYEEIAATLGVKLGTVRSRIHRGRSQLRKALAHRSPEARAEQRRGFAVPRVAVLGGGGATA; this comes from the coding sequence GTGCTGCGGCGCTTTCTCGGATCGGCAGGTAGGCCGAAATCCGTGAACGACACCGCTGACCACAGCCACGCCGACGCTCCCGCCTCGGGCGGAGCACAGACCGCGACCTTCACCACGGACGCGCACGCACAGGCGTGGACTCCGCCCACCTGGGAGGAGATCGTCAGCACCCACAGCGGCCGCGTGTACCGGCTCGCCTACCGTCTGACCGGCAACCAGCACGACGCCGAGGATCTCACCCAGGAGGTCTTCGTCCGCGTCTTCCGCTCCCTTTCGACCTACACGCCCGGCACCTTCGAGGGCTGGCTGCACCGCATCACCACCAACCTCTTCCTGGACATGGTCCGCCGCAAGCAGCGCATCCGCTTCGACGCCCTCGGGGACGACGCGGCCGAGCGCCTGCCCAGCCGTGAGCCCACCCCGCAGCAGATCTTCAACGACGCGCACTTCGACGCCGACGTCCAGCAGGCGCTCGACACCCTGGCACCCGAGTTCCGCGCCGCCGTCGTCCTCTGCGACATCGAAGGACTGTCGTACGAGGAGATCGCCGCGACCCTGGGCGTCAAGCTCGGCACGGTCCGCTCCCGGATCCACCGTGGCCGCTCCCAGCTCCGCAAGGCCCTCGCGCACCGCTCCCCGGAGGCCCGGGCCGAGCAGCGCCGCGGGTTCGCGGTGCCCCGGGTGGCCGTGCTGGGAGGAGGGGGCGCGACCGCGTGA